A section of the Subtercola frigoramans genome encodes:
- a CDS encoding LacI family DNA-binding transcriptional regulator: MTRDQVAQRAGVSTAVVSYVINDGPRRVSDDARARVLAAIAELGYQRDGVARMLAMGRSLSIALVVPDIGIPYFGRVANSISTLASAQGYQLLVGTTNWDLDVERTHLRALAERRVEGIILMSVDPSQDFAQFSTLGIPVAIVDRPEFAVEGSAAATEHLIGHGHRTIGMIGASIEFIANRRRRDGWLMAMHSAGLQTPDDLMVSADFSSRGGYEGVGRLLTSRPDITALYVSSDLQAIGTLRRLHELGIRVPEDLALMTSDATDIAEFAVPSISSLAQPELDIAEIALDAVLGAGAEGVKHIDVLGYELVLRESCGCTTTR; this comes from the coding sequence GTGACACGGGACCAAGTGGCGCAACGGGCCGGAGTTTCAACCGCGGTGGTCTCGTACGTGATCAACGATGGCCCCCGCCGCGTCTCCGATGACGCCAGGGCGCGTGTTCTCGCCGCGATCGCTGAACTTGGCTACCAGCGTGATGGTGTCGCCCGCATGCTTGCGATGGGCCGATCATTGTCTATCGCCCTCGTCGTTCCCGACATCGGTATTCCCTATTTTGGTAGGGTCGCGAATTCGATATCCACGCTCGCTTCTGCACAGGGATATCAGCTTCTGGTCGGTACGACGAACTGGGATCTCGATGTCGAACGAACCCACCTTCGCGCACTGGCCGAACGGCGAGTTGAAGGCATCATCCTGATGAGTGTCGACCCCTCTCAAGATTTTGCCCAATTCTCAACTCTCGGAATTCCCGTCGCGATCGTCGACCGCCCTGAGTTCGCTGTCGAAGGATCGGCGGCGGCGACAGAACACCTCATCGGACACGGGCACCGCACGATCGGGATGATCGGAGCGTCTATTGAATTCATCGCGAATCGCCGGCGTCGTGATGGTTGGCTGATGGCCATGCACAGTGCAGGGTTGCAGACACCGGACGACCTCATGGTGTCTGCGGATTTCAGCTCTCGGGGTGGTTACGAGGGTGTCGGGCGCCTGTTGACGTCTCGACCGGATATCACTGCACTGTATGTGTCAAGCGATCTGCAAGCCATCGGAACGCTCCGACGGCTCCATGAGCTCGGCATTCGAGTACCCGAAGATCTGGCATTGATGACGTCTGATGCGACAGACATCGCAGAATTCGCAGTGCCCTCCATTAGCTCCCTGGCTCAGCCGGAATTGGATATCGCCGAGATCGCCTTGGATGCGGTGCTCGGCGCGGGAGCCGAAGGCGTGAAGCACATTG